Genomic window (Magnolia sinica isolate HGM2019 chromosome 6, MsV1, whole genome shotgun sequence):
TGTTGTGATCGTCCCACTCCAATGCATCCCACCACTCTTTGCTTCCTTCAATGTCTCCTCTCACACCAGATGTTAGGTTGCCCAAGGAAAGAGGGAGCTTCTTCAACTGATGACAACCCACTATAGAAATCTTATTCAGGGAAGGGCAGCTGACTAACCGCTTACAAATGCTTTTCAATTTCCCTAAATGAATTAAATGGAACTCCCTCAAGTTGGGGAGTAGAATGgtattgttgctgttgttgttatCACCTTCACCCATAACTTCTTCTCCTTGTATCAGCTCTTCCATCTCACTGCATTCTGCAATATCGATTTGTTCCAGGCATCGGAGGTGCTGAAACAATTCAAGTGACATGAGATTCTCCAATGCTTGGCATCTGTAGACATTCAGGTGTCTGAGGCATGTGAGTGAACCAGGTGGCAAGACTCCCTCACACAGACCCCTAAAATTCGGAAGCTCGCTTAGAAGCAAAATCTCTAATGACGGGAAAGACTTTATGGTGGTGTCGTCTGCTATGGGCAACAACCACATTATGCTACAGGATGAGATGTTACATTTTTGTAAGCGTTGCAAGCTAGAGAGGAAGGGTAAGCTTGACAGCTCGCATTCATTCATAACCAGCTCGAGAATACCATCAGGAAGCACTATGGAACTCTCTTGCCCAACGAGATTACACCCATTAGCATCCATCATATCTGTCCCCAAGGTGAAATTAAGAGATTTTGAAACAAGAGAGAAGCGTTTCAAGCATTTCCAATGCCCAGATCTGACATACCTGTCCAAATCAACCCAATCAGACAGAACATAAAGCTCTTTGAGGCTAACCAAACATTCCATCCCATCTGGCACTTCTTCAATGACAGTATCATAGAGGTTCAAAAGCCTTAGACGCTTGAGCTTTGCTAAGGACGGTACCTTCCTTAACCTCCTACAATTCTTTAATAAGAGTACACACAGGTTCTCCAGCTTGGAAAGTGATTCTGGCATATACTCAATATCAGTGTTAGAGAGGTCGAGTACTCTTAGGATGTTCATGCAACTGAAGAACCCATCAGAAATGTTGCGTGACAAAGGGTTATGTTGCAACAACAATGTGGTGAGTTTTGGGTAGTTTGGTTGACCTGAAAgcatttcaattttatttctcATTAATGATATCTTTTCAACCTCTTCAGTAAATTCTTCTACACTAATTGATCCACTTATCCCAGTCCCAGCCTTGACCACAAACCGAGGGCTCTTCCTTGTAATGCCAATAGCCAAATCTCTGATTAAATCATGCATTACTACATTATCATTAGACTTCCTTATCAACATACATACATCTATCAGTCCATTCAATATGGTGTGGCCTTTGTCAAATTCATTTTCCCGGTCGCCCATATCACCTATCAATCCTTCTGCTACCCAATGCTCTATCATCTCTTCAGCAGAGAATTCATAGTCCTCTGGAAACAAAGCACAATACAAGAAACAACATCGAATCTTGTCGTTTTTTAGTCGATCAtaactaaatttcaaaattggAAAAACATGATCATCCATGCCTTCGATCTCCATCGTTGAGCATTTTAACTCCTGTAATGCATTTCTCCATTCTCGAACATTGTCCTTTTCTCTCATTGCACTCGCTACTGTGATGACTCCAAGCGGCAAACCACCACATTCTTCAGTTACAAGCTTCGCAATTTGTTCTACTTCTGGAGAAAGAACCACATCAACCCCAAGTTTTTCCTTGAACAATTCCCACGCTTCTTCCTCGGAAAGAACCTGCACTTCAAACTTTTTTCCGCACTTCATGCTACGACACACATTTTTTGATCGACTAGTCAGTGCTATTTTGTATGCATTGCCCTCGGGAATCCCTATGTCTTCCAATAGAAATGGTTTCCACATATCATCTAAGATGATAACAAACTTCTTCAAACTCTTCAAAGcctcaaacaatttcattgaccttatcttTTCATCCTCTTCATAGGAAAGCTTCAATCCTATTTCTTGTGCAATGCCATTTTGCAGTCTCTCAATATTAAAATCATTAGACACCGTCACCCAAATGGCAATTCCAAGTATTCCGGTGCTCTTTATTTTATTGTATATGTGGGTCATGATGGTTGTCTTTCCTACTCCCCCCATGCCGTAGACACCAATAATGCTGACCTCGTGATCTATCAAGCAGTTCCAAATCTGTTCCAACTTTCTTTCAGCTGTCGTTCTCCCCACAAGTTTCGTCACTGGCATAATTCCACTTTCAGGTAATAGATCAGCAAGTAACCCTTCTAAAAATCGACctttctccttaagcttcaccacTTCTTCAATCTTCTCCTCGACAAGCTTTACCAATGCTAAACGCCGAAGTAAGAAATATCTACTTACTTCTCTAGAGTCTTCTTCTATCTTAATCACTTCTCTTGTAATCTTTTCCACATTTTTTAGCCATAAACTCACCTCTTCTTTTGGCTTCTTTACATGCACTCCCTCCGCCGCCTTCAGTTCATTGGTTACATCGGACTCCCGGCTACTCAATTCTTGCATTTCGGTTTTCAGAACAGCAAGATTATCTTTGAGGCTTCTAGAGTAGTTGTATTGATCCCATGCATACTTGGCATTCTCCACAGTCTTTTTAACAGTCTCCAAAACCACCCCTGCATTCGTGATAGTATTCCAGATGAATTCCATAGCCACTCCTGCAACAACAACTTAGAAATGTAAAACTAACAATTATTGAACCCAAGAAGTAAATAAattggggcctgtt
Coding sequences:
- the LOC131249266 gene encoding probable disease resistance protein At5g63020, coding for MEFIWNTITNAGVVLETVKKTVENAKYAWDQYNYSRSLKDNLAVLKTEMQELSSRESDVTNELKAAEGVHVKKPKEEVSLWLKNVEKITREVIKIEEDSREVSRYFLLRRLALVKLVEEKIEEVVKLKEKGRFLEGLLADLLPESGIMPVTKLVGRTTAERKLEQIWNCLIDHEVSIIGVYGMGGVGKTTIMTHIYNKIKSTGILGIAIWVTVSNDFNIERLQNGIAQEIGLKLSYEEDEKIRSMKLFEALKSLKKFVIILDDMWKPFLLEDIGIPEGNAYKIALTSRSKNVCRSMKCGKKFEVQVLSEEEAWELFKEKLGVDVVLSPEVEQIAKLVTEECGGLPLGVITVASAMREKDNVREWRNALQELKCSTMEIEGMDDHVFPILKFSYDRLKNDKIRCCFLYCALFPEDYEFSAEEMIEHWVAEGLIGDMGDRENEFDKGHTILNGLIDVCMLIRKSNDNVVMHDLIRDLAIGITRKSPRFVVKAGTGISGSISVEEFTEEVEKISLMRNKIEMLSGQPNYPKLTTLLLQHNPLSRNISDGFFSCMNILRVLDLSNTDIEYMPESLSKLENLCVLLLKNCRRLRKVPSLAKLKRLRLLNLYDTVIEEVPDGMECLVSLKELYVLSDWVDLDRYVRSGHWKCLKRFSLVSKSLNFTLGTDMMDANGCNLVGQESSIVLPDGILELVMNECELSSLPFLSSLQRLQKCNISSCSIMWLLPIADDTTIKSFPSLEILLLSELPNFRGLCEGVLPPGSLTCLRHLNVYRCQALENLMSLELFQHLRCLEQIDIAECSEMEELIQGEEVMGEGDNNNSNNTILLPNLREFHLIHLGKLKSICKRLVSCPSLNKISIVGCHQLKKLPLSLGNLTSGVRGDIEGSKEWWDALEWDDHNTKTLFQPLFKEARREARGIKRKAEQEPEQVASTSRQQ